In Candidatus Paceibacterota bacterium, a single genomic region encodes these proteins:
- a CDS encoding aminotransferase class I/II-fold pyridoxal phosphate-dependent enzyme — MTSLEVRAPSLEELRTHRSEKWREYPRDVLPLPVAEMDFPIAAPIRDLLLDMVSHSDLGYLGPIPELPISFVKFAQKRWDWSADVDQFHLATDVGVAVVEVLRLITTPGDTVVVNSPVYHNFYTWIDETHLEKIDVPFVERESGWFIDFESLESAYKKGAKVHLLCNPQNPLGRVFTKEELRRIAKLAHEYSVVVISDEIHAPLTYSEATFVPFLSLGFEAESVGIVVTAASKAWNIAGLKCALTISQSEAMDSVLKGLPKATHYRASLLGGFAAAAAYEEGNEWLDGVIATLDSNRHYLAELLSVKIPQIKYRIPQNSYLAWLDLSDLNLGVNPSSVLLERGKVALNSGGSFGPHTSQFVRLNFATSHSILEEAVERMVVAIS, encoded by the coding sequence ATGACGTCGCTAGAAGTACGGGCTCCATCTCTAGAAGAATTAAGAACTCATCGCAGCGAAAAGTGGCGTGAGTATCCCCGCGATGTACTGCCACTGCCTGTGGCGGAAATGGATTTCCCCATTGCTGCTCCAATTCGTGATCTTTTGCTGGATATGGTCTCTCACTCCGATCTTGGTTATCTTGGTCCGATTCCTGAATTGCCCATTTCATTTGTGAAGTTTGCCCAGAAGCGATGGGACTGGAGTGCTGACGTAGACCAATTTCATCTTGCGACGGATGTGGGCGTAGCGGTGGTTGAAGTTCTTCGGTTGATCACAACGCCGGGTGACACTGTGGTTGTGAATTCACCGGTCTATCATAATTTTTACACCTGGATAGATGAGACTCATCTCGAGAAGATTGATGTCCCATTTGTTGAGCGGGAGAGTGGTTGGTTTATAGATTTTGAGTCTCTTGAAAGTGCATACAAGAAGGGTGCCAAAGTTCACTTGCTTTGCAATCCACAGAATCCACTTGGTCGAGTATTTACAAAGGAAGAACTAAGGCGCATTGCCAAACTTGCACATGAGTATTCGGTAGTCGTGATTAGCGATGAAATTCATGCACCACTTACATATTCAGAGGCGACTTTTGTTCCCTTTCTCTCCCTGGGTTTTGAGGCTGAGTCCGTTGGAATTGTCGTTACTGCCGCGAGCAAGGCGTGGAACATCGCTGGCCTTAAATGTGCGTTAACTATTAGCCAGAGCGAGGCCATGGATTCAGTGCTCAAAGGGCTTCCGAAGGCCACACACTATCGCGCTTCACTCTTAGGTGGTTTCGCTGCCGCGGCGGCGTATGAAGAAGGGAATGAATGGCTAGATGGCGTTATTGCCACATTGGATTCGAATCGTCATTATCTTGCAGAACTTCTTTCAGTAAAAATTCCTCAAATCAAATATCGAATTCCGCAGAATAGTTACTTAGCTTGGCTAGATTTATCGGATCTTAATTTGGGCGTCAATCCTTCATCTGTCTTATTAGAGCGGGGAAAGGTGGCGTTGAATTCGGGGGGTTCATTTGGTCCCCATACTTCGCAGTTTGTACGTTTAAATTTTGCAACGAGTCACTCCATACTGGAAGAGGCGGTCGAGCGAATGGTGGTAGCTATTTCATGA
- a CDS encoding LacI family DNA-binding transcriptional regulator → MAGIKEIAALAEVSTATVSRALRGLHHVSDETRERIVRAAEKLNYPLEKEKSSGTVGRMHSVGVVAPYISNWYFSHVIHGAENALRQAGYDLLLYNFGQMKGRERLFQHQLLKGRVDGIIVISLPPTKEEFDSMLSLGIPIALVGMHNEGCASIAIDDVAAARTATQHLVNQGHREIALMSGRPDDPFNFSVPQDRRMGFMQVLAENRLEWVPNREVHGDFTMHGGARAMDELLARPNRPTAIFCESDEMALGAMQACRRHGIKVPDDISIVGFDGHEMAEISDLTTMEQPVQLMGELAAQAIMEKIKKPNTNYSSTTLPTTLIVRNSTRRINA, encoded by the coding sequence ATGGCTGGGATTAAGGAGATTGCGGCCCTCGCGGAGGTCTCCACCGCGACAGTTTCCAGAGCCTTGCGCGGTTTGCATCATGTAAGTGACGAAACTCGCGAAAGAATTGTTCGCGCAGCCGAGAAATTGAATTATCCATTGGAGAAGGAGAAATCATCAGGAACCGTTGGCCGTATGCATAGCGTCGGAGTTGTCGCCCCATACATATCCAATTGGTACTTTTCTCATGTTATTCATGGGGCCGAGAACGCGCTGCGTCAGGCTGGGTATGACTTGTTGCTTTACAACTTCGGACAGATGAAGGGTCGAGAGCGGCTTTTCCAACATCAATTGTTGAAGGGTCGGGTGGATGGCATCATCGTGATAAGTCTTCCCCCGACTAAAGAGGAATTTGATTCAATGTTGAGTCTGGGAATTCCCATCGCGCTCGTTGGTATGCACAATGAGGGTTGCGCGAGCATTGCAATCGACGATGTAGCTGCTGCGCGTACCGCTACGCAACATTTGGTTAATCAAGGTCATCGAGAAATAGCTCTTATGTCTGGCCGCCCAGATGATCCATTTAATTTTAGTGTCCCGCAAGATCGACGCATGGGGTTCATGCAAGTTCTGGCGGAGAATCGTTTGGAGTGGGTGCCCAATCGTGAAGTGCACGGGGATTTCACCATGCATGGAGGCGCTCGCGCCATGGATGAACTACTCGCAAGACCAAATCGTCCCACTGCAATTTTCTGCGAATCTGATGAAATGGCGCTGGGTGCGATGCAAGCATGTCGTAGACATGGCATAAAGGTGCCCGATGACATCTCCATTGTCGGCTTCGATGGCCACGAAATGGCTGAAATATCGGATCTGACAACCATGGAGCAACCCGTACAGCTCATGGGCGAATTGGCCGCTCAGGCAATTATGGAGAAAATTAAGAAACCCAATACTAATTATTCATCTACTACTTTACCTACGACACTGATCGTTCGGAATTCGACTCGAAGAATTAATGCCTAG
- a CDS encoding DUF4389 domain-containing protein, whose protein sequence is MNQQIRTTIDLQLENRNRVSTFFRLILVIPVAIYANAFGDYYNTDNYLSAGIFVLPVILTLLFVGTYPSYVFSFNKSILALGVRISAYVFLLTDEYPSIEANEKFNVEFPEIDGGKSLSRGLPLVKWLLAIPLYFVGAVYAIYALMLTIVAWITIVFTGEYPEWCAAGVIGTIGYWNRVAGYAFVLVTDEYPSFSL, encoded by the coding sequence ATGAATCAGCAAATCAGAACGACCATCGATCTACAACTTGAAAATCGCAACCGCGTATCTACCTTTTTCCGGCTTATCCTGGTAATTCCAGTTGCTATATACGCCAATGCGTTTGGTGATTACTACAACACAGATAATTATCTATCTGCTGGAATATTTGTGCTCCCTGTCATTTTAACTCTACTTTTTGTCGGGACATACCCCTCATACGTATTCAGTTTCAATAAGAGCATTCTTGCTCTCGGAGTGAGAATTTCAGCTTACGTCTTTCTACTCACGGATGAGTATCCATCCATCGAAGCGAATGAAAAATTTAATGTGGAGTTTCCAGAGATAGATGGGGGAAAGTCTCTGAGCCGCGGATTGCCACTTGTGAAGTGGCTCCTTGCCATCCCTCTTTACTTCGTCGGTGCGGTCTACGCCATTTATGCGCTGATGTTGACGATTGTCGCTTGGATCACCATTGTGTTCACCGGAGAGTATCCAGAGTGGTGCGCAGCAGGAGTCATCGGCACAATCGGCTATTGGAATAGAGTCGCTGGATATGCCTTTGTTCTCGTCACTGATGAGTATCCAAGTTTTTCTCTCTAA
- the msrB gene encoding peptide-methionine (R)-S-oxide reductase MsrB — MESARPDGTAFPVSLDEKKLKENLDPTSFDVLRHGATERPFTGEYVDTETVGIYRCKACSAELFRSDTKFHSGCGWPSFYAPTKDDAVLLLEDRSLGMRVRTEVRCASCGSHLGHVFEGEGYDVPTDQRWCINSVSMFLEPK, encoded by the coding sequence ATGGAGAGCGCACGCCCCGATGGAACGGCATTTCCTGTTTCTCTCGATGAAAAGAAATTGAAGGAGAACCTTGATCCGACATCCTTTGATGTCTTAAGGCACGGTGCAACAGAGCGACCTTTTACGGGCGAGTATGTAGATACCGAGACTGTGGGAATCTACAGATGCAAAGCGTGCAGTGCAGAATTATTTCGGAGCGATACGAAATTTCATTCAGGATGCGGGTGGCCATCTTTCTATGCGCCAACTAAAGATGATGCAGTCCTTTTGCTAGAAGATCGCTCTCTCGGCATGCGCGTTCGAACTGAAGTTCGTTGTGCTTCTTGCGGTTCGCACCTCGGGCACGTCTTTGAAGGCGAAGGGTATGACGTACCAACAGATCAGCGCTGGTGTATTAATTCGGTTTCAATGTTTCTGGAGCCTAAATAA
- the msrA gene encoding peptide-methionine (S)-S-oxide reductase MsrA has product MLESAYFATGCFWGAERRFWQLKGVKETSVGYMGGTRPDPNYEQVCTGVTGHAETVKVVFEPSQIEYVALLEEFWTMHDPTSLNAQGNDIGSQYRSAIFVTTLEQMEFAQVTRDLYQGEITKAGYGKIVTEIALADGNTYWLAEEYHQKYLMKNPSGYDCHSSTGVLYPASPIESVK; this is encoded by the coding sequence ATGTTGGAGAGCGCTTACTTTGCCACTGGATGTTTCTGGGGCGCCGAACGTCGTTTCTGGCAACTCAAGGGAGTCAAGGAAACGAGTGTCGGCTACATGGGCGGGACTCGCCCTGATCCAAATTATGAGCAGGTTTGCACCGGCGTCACTGGGCACGCCGAAACCGTCAAAGTCGTCTTTGAACCGAGCCAGATCGAGTACGTAGCATTGCTCGAGGAGTTTTGGACCATGCACGATCCAACGTCCCTCAACGCGCAAGGCAATGACATCGGCTCTCAATACCGAAGTGCTATTTTTGTAACAACGCTTGAACAAATGGAGTTTGCGCAGGTAACGCGTGATCTTTATCAGGGAGAAATCACAAAGGCCGGATACGGGAAGATCGTTACCGAAATTGCGCTCGCTGATGGCAACACATATTGGCTCGCTGAGGAGTATCACCAGAAGTATTTGATGAAGAACCCCAGCGGGTACGACTGTCATTCAAGTACTGGAGTTCTATATCCAGCCAGTCCCATAGAAAGTGTGAAATAA
- a CDS encoding WhiB family transcriptional regulator: MDWRHQSACRDEDPELFFPVGNTGPAITQIEEAKKVCQRCIVKDACLAWALESGQDAGVWGGLSEDERRALKRRAARNRARLMEQSTSI; this comes from the coding sequence ATGGACTGGCGACATCAATCTGCATGCCGCGACGAGGATCCCGAGCTTTTTTTCCCTGTCGGTAACACTGGTCCTGCCATTACCCAGATCGAAGAGGCTAAAAAGGTCTGTCAACGCTGCATCGTCAAAGATGCCTGCCTCGCCTGGGCACTGGAGAGTGGTCAAGATGCCGGGGTCTGGGGTGGCCTTTCCGAGGATGAGCGTCGAGCTCTCAAGCGTCGGGCAGCCCGAAACCGGGCACGACTTATGGAGCAGAGCACTTCGATTTAA
- a CDS encoding sensor histidine kinase produces MGQLDDLVKGRSALTSAQIHRLHELTADWQMLSDLSFADLILWVPLRKDSKSWPTGHVAVAHIRPTTAATVFAHDVIGDEIAWGIRGRIDAALSNGEIIRDSEPEQVGELMIKEETIPVTFEGQVIATISRHRNADLMRSPSRLELNYREIAHNLYRMVAEGTFPYPDAISLFDPLPRVGDGLIRLDVNGVISYASPNARSAFSRLGWANELESYSLGEVAESVTKTRRDAHEEGLKSSLSGKALKRVECENEDGTIDLLVMPLIQGNDRIGAIVLLHNITELRRRDKELITKDATIREVHHRVKNNLQTVSALLRLQSRRIEDPAASAALEEAVRRIGSIAMVHETLSGSTEETVAFDEVLDRLISNARELSPRVNTISIEREGHVGTLEPRLATPLALVVTELIHNALEHGLATQGNALRIVVERDLGEIAIRIFDNGVGLPTDFDLAISSNLGLQIVRTLTENELKGELKLLSGVEGTSALVKFPL; encoded by the coding sequence ATGGGACAGTTGGATGATCTCGTAAAGGGGCGAAGCGCCTTAACTTCTGCGCAAATTCATCGGCTCCATGAATTGACGGCAGATTGGCAGATGCTCTCCGACCTCTCCTTTGCAGATTTGATCCTTTGGGTACCACTTCGGAAAGATAGTAAAAGTTGGCCAACCGGACATGTAGCTGTGGCGCATATTCGACCTACGACGGCTGCAACTGTCTTTGCTCACGATGTCATCGGTGACGAAATTGCTTGGGGAATCCGTGGGCGAATAGATGCCGCTCTCTCTAATGGCGAGATCATTCGCGACTCAGAGCCCGAGCAAGTCGGCGAGTTAATGATTAAGGAAGAAACAATTCCGGTCACATTTGAAGGTCAAGTGATTGCGACGATTTCACGTCACCGCAATGCGGATTTAATGAGGTCTCCTAGCCGCCTCGAACTTAACTACAGAGAAATCGCTCACAATTTGTATCGAATGGTTGCAGAAGGAACATTCCCATATCCTGATGCCATTTCATTATTTGATCCGCTACCCCGTGTTGGGGATGGATTGATTCGACTTGATGTCAACGGAGTAATTTCCTATGCGAGTCCTAACGCGCGTTCAGCATTTAGCCGTCTCGGATGGGCAAACGAATTGGAGAGTTATTCATTAGGCGAAGTTGCGGAGTCAGTGACTAAGACACGGCGAGATGCACATGAAGAGGGATTGAAAAGTTCTTTGAGTGGGAAAGCTCTAAAGAGAGTCGAATGTGAAAATGAGGATGGCACCATCGACTTACTTGTAATGCCGCTGATTCAAGGTAATGACCGAATCGGCGCGATTGTGTTATTGCATAACATTACGGAACTACGTCGCCGCGATAAGGAATTGATTACGAAGGATGCAACGATTCGCGAGGTGCACCACCGAGTAAAAAATAATTTGCAGACCGTTTCGGCACTCCTCCGACTGCAATCACGAAGAATTGAAGATCCAGCCGCGAGCGCAGCACTTGAGGAGGCGGTGCGCCGCATCGGCTCGATCGCTATGGTCCACGAAACCCTCTCTGGGAGTACTGAAGAAACCGTGGCATTTGATGAAGTCCTCGATCGGCTTATTTCAAATGCTCGCGAACTCAGTCCGCGGGTCAATACAATTTCCATTGAACGAGAAGGACATGTCGGGACCCTTGAACCCAGACTTGCCACCCCATTGGCACTCGTGGTTACCGAACTCATCCATAACGCCTTGGAACATGGACTGGCCACGCAGGGGAATGCTCTGCGGATAGTTGTGGAGAGAGATTTGGGTGAAATCGCGATCAGAATTTTCGACAACGGTGTTGGGTTGCCGACCGACTTCGATCTGGCCATTTCGTCGAATTTGGGTTTGCAGATTGTCCGAACTCTTACCGAGAACGAGCTCAAAGGGGAACTGAAACTGCTTTCAGGAGTTGAGGGCACGTCTGCGCTAGTCAAATTCCCACTTTAA
- a CDS encoding SAF domain-containing protein: MRNTKKRNQSKNIMAITLIVASFASAYILSSLANRTVLIWSTRVPLAAGARISASDLRTQRVSLPEGNSLYVRADRDLREFRVLRPLGAGELIPSSSVSSRSTSLDINAVPVKIHLSDLPADISVGEIVNLYHVGDSQLSGAVELPSLVISRTSILGINRKGENLGGDLSLTISASSKNIFRLLTSMSSGHFVVVRVYG; this comes from the coding sequence ATGAGAAACACCAAGAAAAGAAATCAATCCAAAAACATCATGGCCATTACCCTGATCGTTGCATCATTCGCTTCGGCCTACATACTTTCATCTCTCGCTAATCGCACAGTTCTGATCTGGTCGACTCGAGTCCCCCTAGCGGCCGGGGCGAGAATTTCTGCTTCGGATCTTCGTACCCAACGTGTTTCGTTGCCAGAAGGAAACTCCCTCTACGTGAGGGCCGATCGTGATTTGCGTGAGTTTCGTGTTCTCCGGCCCTTAGGAGCGGGTGAACTAATTCCTTCGAGTTCCGTTAGCTCGCGAAGTACGTCACTCGATATCAACGCAGTGCCCGTCAAGATTCACCTGTCAGATCTGCCAGCCGATATATCAGTAGGGGAGATTGTGAATCTCTATCATGTGGGTGATTCGCAACTTTCAGGAGCTGTAGAACTTCCATCACTTGTGATTTCCAGGACTTCAATTTTGGGAATCAATCGAAAGGGGGAGAATTTAGGCGGAGATCTTTCGCTCACGATCTCAGCTAGTAGTAAGAATATTTTTCGCCTCTTGACGTCGATGTCGTCGGGCCATTTTGTGGTGGTACGGGTATATGGCTGA
- a CDS encoding Rv3235 family protein, producing MTNASITARPITMLTVSSIEPELWNHPMLDLYRRESGPHVEREPMLYSLPSQFGEEYDPEFAPQPTSASQLPDLRTWTLKFGVSVLEIWAAKRQPAQLSRWCHHTIYSELVKKVGSQKEVGRIRKLHQCEPLDGISESTITVRFEKRVRSIALRFEGVDHRWLCTSLTLL from the coding sequence ATGACAAATGCATCAATAACGGCTCGTCCAATCACCATGCTTACTGTATCCAGCATCGAACCCGAACTTTGGAACCACCCGATGTTGGATTTATACCGACGTGAATCAGGACCTCACGTGGAGCGAGAGCCAATGCTCTACTCGCTACCATCGCAATTTGGAGAGGAATATGACCCCGAATTCGCGCCACAACCAACCTCCGCCTCCCAACTTCCAGATCTCCGGACGTGGACGCTGAAATTTGGCGTGAGTGTGCTTGAAATTTGGGCAGCAAAGCGTCAGCCGGCACAACTTTCTCGATGGTGCCACCACACGATCTATTCGGAGTTAGTGAAGAAAGTCGGGTCTCAAAAGGAAGTGGGTCGGATCCGGAAACTCCATCAGTGCGAACCGCTTGACGGTATCAGTGAATCCACAATCACCGTAAGATTTGAAAAAAGAGTGCGCTCTATTGCCCTGCGATTTGAAGGCGTCGACCATCGCTGGCTCTGCACCTCACTCACCCTCTTATAG
- the secA gene encoding preprotein translocase subunit SecA, giving the protein MPAFLDRILRAGEGRTLRDLSKVVGVINSHEGRISALSDEELRGMTEIFKGRLASGESLDEILPEAFAVVREAAQRTLGQRHYDVQLMGGTALHRGNIAEMRTGEGKTLVATLPSYLNALAGRGVHVVTVNDYLAERDSEWMGRIHRFLGLNVGVILGSMDPTERRIAYAADITYGTNNEFGFDYLRDNMAWTLDECVQRDHYYAVVDEVDSILIDEARTPLIISGPADKATKWYVEFTNIANKLVRDLHYEVDEKKRTSGILEEGVTKVEELLGIQNLYEAANTPLISYLNNAIRAKELFKRDKDYVVMNGELLIVDEHTGRILAGRRYSEGMHQALEAKEHIEIQDENQTLATITLQNYFRLYEKISGMTGTAMTEAAEFQQIYKLGVVTIPTNREMIRADQADLVYKSEIGKFAAVAQDIVERHRKGQPVLIGTVSVEKSEELSTVLKKNGIPHEVLNAKHHEREAAIIARAGIVGAVTVATNMAGRGTDIMLGGNPEFMADFELQRRGLSPVDAPEEYELAWPGEIAKQKAAVAKEHEEVIALGGLYVLGTERHESRRIDNQLRGRSGRQGDPGESRFYLSLQDDLMRRFNSGMVERFLSAAGIPEDAPIESKMVSNAIRSAQTQVEAQNFEMRKNVLKYDDVLNRQRQVIYGERRLVLEGKDIQDQVQTFLTETIAAYVDAATADGYAEDWDLETLWAALKTLYPISFSIEELDAELGGRNALDIDFLHQRILDDALAAYAKREEVLGSEVMRELERKVLLSVLDRKWREHLYEMDYLQEGIGLRAMAQRDPLVEYQNEGFELFSAMMDAIKEEIAGYLFNIEVTVEESSNEVTGKGLDAHSAPTQLQYSSPDESGSTKSTGISRNAPCPCGSGKKYKRCHGEKQAL; this is encoded by the coding sequence ATGCCAGCATTCCTGGATCGAATCTTGCGCGCGGGTGAAGGACGAACCCTGCGAGATTTGAGCAAAGTTGTCGGCGTAATCAATTCTCATGAGGGTCGAATCTCAGCGCTGAGCGATGAAGAGCTACGTGGCATGACCGAGATATTTAAGGGTCGCCTAGCCTCTGGTGAGTCTCTTGATGAGATCCTGCCAGAAGCCTTTGCCGTGGTTCGGGAAGCCGCACAGCGCACACTCGGTCAGCGTCATTATGACGTTCAGCTCATGGGTGGCACGGCGCTTCACCGCGGAAATATTGCTGAAATGCGAACTGGTGAAGGAAAGACCCTGGTTGCAACCCTTCCTTCATATCTCAACGCCCTTGCCGGTCGTGGTGTACATGTTGTGACCGTTAACGACTATTTGGCCGAGCGCGATAGCGAATGGATGGGACGCATTCACCGTTTCCTCGGTTTGAACGTTGGAGTAATTCTTGGATCAATGGATCCGACTGAACGACGAATTGCATATGCAGCGGATATCACTTACGGCACGAATAATGAGTTTGGCTTCGATTACCTCCGCGACAACATGGCCTGGACCCTTGACGAGTGCGTACAACGCGATCACTACTATGCAGTTGTCGATGAGGTCGACTCGATCCTTATTGATGAAGCACGAACTCCTTTGATCATCAGCGGCCCCGCCGACAAGGCAACGAAGTGGTACGTCGAATTCACAAATATCGCCAACAAACTTGTACGAGACCTCCACTATGAAGTGGATGAAAAAAAGCGCACCTCGGGGATTCTCGAAGAGGGTGTCACGAAAGTTGAAGAACTTCTCGGAATTCAGAATCTCTATGAGGCTGCTAACACGCCACTCATCAGTTACTTGAATAATGCGATTCGAGCAAAAGAACTCTTCAAGCGAGACAAGGATTACGTCGTTATGAACGGCGAACTTCTCATCGTGGACGAACACACTGGCCGAATTCTTGCCGGTCGCCGGTATAGCGAGGGAATGCACCAGGCACTTGAAGCAAAAGAACACATTGAAATTCAAGACGAAAATCAGACGCTTGCAACGATCACGCTGCAGAACTATTTCCGACTTTACGAAAAAATATCGGGAATGACCGGAACTGCCATGACAGAGGCGGCCGAATTCCAGCAGATCTACAAGTTGGGCGTGGTCACTATTCCGACGAATCGAGAAATGATCCGTGCGGATCAAGCCGACCTGGTTTACAAGTCCGAAATTGGTAAATTCGCGGCTGTGGCACAAGACATTGTCGAGCGCCACCGAAAGGGTCAGCCAGTTCTCATAGGAACTGTAAGTGTTGAGAAATCAGAAGAACTTTCAACTGTTCTAAAGAAGAATGGCATCCCGCATGAGGTTTTGAATGCAAAGCATCACGAACGAGAAGCTGCAATCATCGCCAGAGCCGGAATCGTCGGTGCTGTCACGGTGGCGACGAATATGGCCGGCCGCGGTACCGACATCATGCTCGGTGGTAATCCGGAATTCATGGCAGATTTCGAATTGCAGCGCCGTGGACTCTCGCCGGTGGATGCACCAGAAGAGTACGAACTAGCGTGGCCAGGGGAGATTGCCAAGCAGAAAGCCGCTGTTGCCAAGGAACATGAGGAAGTGATCGCACTTGGGGGTCTTTATGTACTTGGCACCGAGCGCCACGAATCACGACGTATCGACAATCAGTTGCGTGGACGGTCCGGGCGTCAAGGCGATCCTGGAGAGTCTCGTTTCTATCTCTCTTTGCAAGATGATCTGATGCGCCGTTTCAACTCAGGCATGGTGGAGAGATTCCTATCTGCCGCCGGCATTCCTGAAGATGCGCCCATCGAATCCAAAATGGTGAGTAATGCAATCCGTTCGGCTCAAACTCAAGTTGAAGCGCAGAACTTTGAAATGCGTAAAAACGTTCTGAAATATGACGATGTACTAAATCGGCAGCGCCAAGTTATTTATGGTGAGCGTCGATTAGTTCTTGAAGGCAAAGACATTCAGGATCAAGTTCAAACTTTTCTTACCGAAACCATCGCTGCCTATGTCGATGCCGCCACAGCAGACGGATACGCTGAGGATTGGGATCTTGAAACTCTGTGGGCTGCATTGAAGACTCTTTACCCAATTTCCTTCTCAATCGAGGAGTTGGATGCCGAACTCGGGGGTCGTAACGCACTTGACATTGATTTCCTTCATCAGAGGATTCTTGATGACGCGCTTGCTGCTTATGCCAAGCGCGAGGAGGTGCTTGGTTCAGAGGTAATGAGAGAACTTGAACGAAAAGTTCTACTCTCTGTTCTCGATCGAAAATGGCGTGAACACCTATACGAGATGGATTACTTACAAGAAGGAATTGGGCTTCGTGCAATGGCTCAACGAGATCCGCTTGTTGAATATCAGAACGAGGGCTTCGAATTATTCTCAGCAATGATGGATGCAATAAAGGAAGAGATAGCGGGTTACCTCTTTAATATCGAAGTCACAGTCGAGGAATCAAGTAATGAAGTCACTGGCAAAGGTTTGGACGCTCACTCTGCTCCGACTCAATTGCAATATTCATCACCTGATGAATCCGGGTCTACCAAGTCAACTGGAATTTCGCGTAACGCCCCTTGTCCGTGTGGATCGGGGAAGAAGTACAAGCGTTGCCACGGAGAAAAACAGGCTCTATAA